In Deinococcus depolymerans, the following are encoded in one genomic region:
- the queA gene encoding tRNA preQ1(34) S-adenosylmethionine ribosyltransferase-isomerase QueA yields MSPVTTLSAEQAALADATLARLNFDLPPDRIAQTGAEPRDASRLMVVGQTVTHHIFRDLPKLLRPGDLLVFNESRVIPARVMARKPVDAAGHGGGQVEVLLLREEDLPDLSAEHGPHLWSAYLKPARRAGNELWLGDGEHRQRARVVGQLEDGARILAFDRDIKPHLDDIGRLPLPPYIDPGSSDDTWRERYQTVYARAPGSVAAPTAGLHFTPDLLAALDAAGVERTTVTLHVGAGTFKPVTGPVAEHTMHAERYSVTPGAAAAINRARASGRRVIAVGTTTVRTLESAWDGTQVRAGEGDTRIFITPGTPVNVPDLLITNLHLPGSTLLLLVTAFAGEDRIRAAYDAALHGEYRFYSLGDAMLLTNVRGTQAAGSGTR; encoded by the coding sequence ATGTCGCCCGTCACCACCCTGAGCGCCGAACAGGCCGCGCTTGCCGACGCGACCCTGGCCCGCCTGAACTTCGACCTGCCACCCGACCGCATCGCGCAGACCGGCGCGGAACCCCGCGACGCCTCCCGCCTGATGGTCGTGGGGCAGACCGTCACGCACCACATCTTCCGGGACCTGCCGAAACTGCTGCGCCCCGGCGACCTGCTGGTGTTCAACGAGAGCCGCGTCATCCCGGCGCGCGTCATGGCCCGCAAACCCGTGGACGCCGCCGGACACGGAGGCGGACAGGTCGAGGTGCTGCTGCTGCGCGAGGAGGACCTCCCGGACCTGAGTGCCGAACACGGCCCGCACCTGTGGAGTGCGTACCTGAAACCCGCCCGCCGCGCCGGGAACGAACTGTGGCTGGGCGACGGCGAGCACCGCCAGCGTGCCCGCGTGGTCGGGCAACTGGAGGACGGCGCCCGCATCCTGGCCTTCGACCGGGACATCAAACCCCACCTGGACGACATCGGCCGCCTGCCCCTCCCGCCTTACATCGACCCCGGCAGCAGTGACGACACGTGGCGGGAACGCTACCAGACCGTGTACGCCCGCGCGCCCGGCAGCGTGGCCGCCCCCACCGCCGGCCTGCACTTCACGCCGGACCTGCTCGCGGCGCTGGACGCCGCCGGGGTGGAGCGCACCACCGTCACCCTGCACGTCGGGGCCGGGACCTTCAAACCCGTCACCGGCCCCGTCGCCGAGCACACCATGCACGCCGAACGCTACTCCGTGACGCCGGGGGCGGCCGCCGCCATCAACCGCGCCCGCGCCTCCGGACGGCGCGTGATCGCGGTCGGCACCACCACCGTCCGAACCCTGGAAAGCGCCTGGGACGGCACGCAGGTCCGCGCGGGCGAGGGCGACACCCGCATCTTCATCACGCCCGGCACGCCCGTGAACGTCCCGGACCTGCTGATCACCAACCTGCACCTGCCCGGCAGCACCCTGCTGCTGCTCGTGACCGCCTTCGCCGGAGAGGACCGCATCCGCGCCGCCTACGACGCCGCCCTGCACGGCGAGTACCGCTTCTACTCGCTGGGCGACGCCATGCTGCTGACGAACGTGCGTGGAACGCAGGCGGCGGGCAGCGGGACGCGCTGA
- a CDS encoding GNAT family N-acetyltransferase produces the protein MSEHTPLPSAQGTPADLSFRDVSFRDLSTAEYAALLTLAHPEKPTDAVNLERLAAGRLPGEHHSQRGAFLGGVLVGAVQTGVPGMDNHDGWLDLTVTLHPEYRRSALADSLVEYGLEVLRAAGARVAVTRLREGWWETGHLLRRGWAEHDRMWSSVLDLRTLDFAAFADEEARALASGVRVVSLADLTAPGADPWDTQPREHYDLIRALLTDVPSATPVQVWPFEVWRMRMPQRELDPRGLMIAVAPDGTWLGTSQLAQTLPAQPGHLHNGLTGVRREWRGHGLGLALKLAAARAALARGFTHSHTGNHTGNAPMLAINNRLGFTREAATATLKRAVEGDQ, from the coding sequence ATGAGCGAGCACACCCCGCTGCCCTCCGCGCAGGGAACCCCCGCCGACCTGTCGTTCCGTGACGTGTCGTTTCGTGATCTGAGCACCGCCGAGTACGCGGCGCTGCTGACGCTGGCGCACCCGGAGAAACCGACGGACGCCGTGAATCTGGAGCGGCTGGCGGCGGGGCGACTGCCGGGCGAGCATCACTCGCAGCGCGGGGCGTTCCTGGGCGGCGTACTGGTCGGGGCGGTGCAGACGGGCGTGCCGGGCATGGACAACCACGACGGGTGGCTGGACCTAACGGTCACGTTGCACCCGGAGTACCGCCGCTCCGCGCTGGCCGACTCACTGGTCGAGTACGGCCTGGAGGTGCTGCGCGCGGCGGGCGCGCGGGTGGCCGTCACGCGCCTGCGGGAGGGCTGGTGGGAGACCGGGCACCTGCTACGGCGCGGCTGGGCGGAACACGACCGCATGTGGAGCAGCGTCCTGGACCTGCGCACCCTGGATTTCGCGGCGTTCGCGGACGAGGAAGCCCGCGCCCTGGCGAGCGGCGTGCGCGTCGTTTCGCTGGCGGACCTGACCGCCCCCGGCGCGGACCCCTGGGACACGCAGCCGCGCGAGCATTACGACCTGATCCGCGCCCTGCTGACCGACGTGCCCAGCGCGACTCCCGTGCAGGTCTGGCCGTTCGAGGTCTGGCGGATGCGGATGCCTCAGCGTGAACTGGACCCGCGCGGCCTGATGATCGCCGTCGCCCCGGACGGCACGTGGTTGGGCACCAGTCAGCTGGCGCAGACGCTGCCCGCCCAGCCGGGCCACCTGCACAACGGCCTGACCGGCGTGCGCCGCGAGTGGCGCGGCCACGGCCTCGGTCTCGCCCTGAAGCTGGCGGCGGCCCGCGCGGCCCTGGCACGCGGCTTCACGCACTCGCACACCGGCAACCACACCGGGAACGCCCCCATGCTGGCCATCAACAACCGCCTGGGCTTCACGCGCGAGGCGGCGACCGCCACCCTGAAACGGGCCGTGGAGGGTGATCAGTAG
- the recO gene encoding DNA repair protein RecO yields MRSRTANRSGIVIRRRVTPAGDILLSLLTPQGKLKAVARGGVRGPLASRLNLFHHVHVQVYQGPHNDLASVQQAVLEGALPTLAQPERYAFAHLMAEFADALFQEGEFSEQAFELFAGALRGVAHQPDPEWVALVMSYKLLALAGFVPQTTHCARCRAPDPAHPDPLGGQLLCRACAALPAYPPDALDFLQGVARRTVRASMDAPLPDAQRPALWRALERFVTVQIGNVQSWRQLVPHAQAAPTS; encoded by the coding sequence TTGAGGTCCCGCACCGCCAACCGCAGCGGCATCGTCATCCGCCGCCGCGTGACGCCCGCCGGGGACATCCTGCTGTCGCTGCTGACCCCGCAGGGCAAACTGAAGGCCGTGGCGCGCGGCGGCGTGCGCGGCCCGCTCGCCAGCCGCCTGAACCTGTTCCACCACGTGCACGTGCAGGTGTACCAGGGCCCGCACAACGACCTCGCCAGCGTGCAGCAGGCTGTGCTGGAGGGCGCGCTGCCCACCCTGGCGCAGCCGGAACGCTACGCCTTCGCGCACCTGATGGCCGAATTCGCCGACGCGCTGTTCCAGGAAGGCGAGTTCAGCGAGCAGGCCTTCGAGCTGTTCGCGGGGGCGCTGCGCGGCGTGGCGCACCAGCCGGATCCGGAATGGGTGGCGCTGGTCATGAGTTACAAACTGCTGGCCCTGGCCGGATTCGTCCCGCAGACCACCCACTGCGCCCGCTGCCGCGCGCCCGACCCGGCGCACCCGGACCCGCTGGGCGGGCAACTGCTGTGCCGCGCGTGCGCCGCGCTGCCCGCATACCCGCCCGACGCGCTGGACTTCCTGCAGGGCGTGGCCCGCCGCACCGTGCGCGCCAGCATGGACGCCCCGCTGCCCGACGCGCAGCGGCCCGCGCTGTGGCGGGCGCTGGAACGGTTCGTGACCGTGCAGATCGGGAACGTCCAGTCCTGGCGGCAGCTCGTGCCGCACGCGCAGGCGGCGCCCACGTCGTAA
- a CDS encoding 16S rRNA (uracil(1498)-N(3))-methyltransferase has product MTADRPDRPRPDLPRHRVRVPALSAVMTLGPGEARHLHVLRLRAGDALRVFDGQGAEALATLTELEEARATLHLGEAIETHLETPQPVTLAAALLKGDKLSDVVRAATELGVSAVQLTVTARADAREIGAQKLDRLNRVAQEAAKQSRRNVIPPVLAPVALAGVPLTGQVFVAQPGSNTRLTDVLDWSAPVTLITGPEGGLTDAEVARLVAGGAHAVTLGPRILRAETAPVALLGAIAALGL; this is encoded by the coding sequence ATGACCGCCGACCGGCCCGACCGCCCCCGGCCCGATCTGCCGCGCCACCGGGTGCGGGTGCCGGCCCTGTCGGCGGTCATGACGCTGGGGCCGGGCGAGGCGCGGCACCTGCATGTCCTGCGCCTGCGCGCCGGGGACGCCCTGCGCGTGTTCGACGGTCAGGGCGCCGAGGCGCTCGCCACCCTGACCGAACTGGAGGAAGCGCGGGCCACGCTGCACCTGGGCGAGGCCATCGAGACGCACCTGGAAACGCCGCAGCCGGTCACGCTGGCCGCGGCCCTGCTGAAGGGCGACAAGCTGAGCGACGTGGTGCGCGCCGCCACGGAACTCGGCGTGAGCGCCGTGCAGCTGACCGTCACGGCCCGCGCGGACGCCCGCGAGATCGGCGCGCAGAAACTCGACCGCCTGAACCGCGTGGCGCAGGAGGCGGCCAAGCAGTCGCGCCGCAACGTGATTCCGCCCGTGCTGGCCCCCGTTGCGCTGGCAGGCGTGCCGCTGACCGGGCAGGTGTTCGTCGCGCAGCCCGGCTCGAACACCCGCCTGACCGACGTGCTCGACTGGTCGGCGCCCGTGACCCTGATCACCGGCCCGGAAGGCGGCCTGACCGACGCGGAGGTCGCGCGGCTGGTGGCGGGCGGCGCACACGCCGTGACGCTGGGGCCGCGCATCCTGCGGGCCGAGACGGCGCCGGTCGCGCTGCTGGGCGCCATCGCCGCACTGGGGTTGTAG
- a CDS encoding 50S ribosomal protein L11 methyltransferase, with protein sequence MLVYHLPGTFETREEHLDLLWEAGATGLEERAGLIRAYFDEQADLPADIRDGEWRDEADQDWQAEFKANLRPVPAGRVTIVPPWLRAEVPSTQVPLIIEPGMAFGTGHHATTRMAVEALSALDLDGQTVLDVGTGSGVLAIAAALLGARYALGVDIDPVTIPIAAENAGQNGVPEGRAAFMVGTLGDDLPGDVVPDGVFDVLVANLYAELHDLLVGAYLGHLRPCGPLILTGILVSKLPLVQDALEREGFTDVQVRTDGDWALVTARNA encoded by the coding sequence ATGCTGGTCTACCACCTTCCCGGAACGTTCGAAACGCGCGAGGAGCACCTCGACCTGCTGTGGGAGGCCGGCGCGACCGGCCTGGAGGAACGCGCGGGCCTGATCCGCGCGTACTTCGACGAGCAGGCCGACCTGCCTGCCGACATCCGCGACGGCGAGTGGCGGGACGAGGCCGATCAGGACTGGCAGGCGGAATTCAAGGCGAACCTGCGGCCCGTGCCCGCCGGGCGCGTGACCATCGTGCCGCCGTGGCTGCGCGCCGAGGTGCCGTCCACCCAGGTGCCGCTGATCATCGAGCCGGGCATGGCCTTCGGGACCGGGCACCACGCGACCACCCGCATGGCCGTCGAGGCGCTCTCGGCGCTGGACCTGGACGGGCAGACGGTGCTGGACGTGGGCACCGGCAGCGGCGTGCTGGCCATCGCGGCGGCGCTGCTGGGCGCCCGCTACGCGCTGGGCGTGGATATCGACCCGGTCACCATCCCGATTGCTGCCGAGAACGCCGGGCAGAACGGCGTGCCGGAGGGCCGCGCGGCGTTCATGGTGGGCACGCTGGGCGACGACCTGCCGGGCGACGTGGTTCCGGACGGGGTGTTCGACGTGCTGGTCGCGAACCTGTACGCGGAGCTGCACGACCTGCTGGTGGGCGCGTACCTGGGGCACCTGCGCCCGTGCGGACCGCTGATCCTGACCGGCATCCTGGTCAGCAAGCTGCCGCTGGTGCAGGATGCCCTGGAGCGCGAGGGGTTCACGGACGTGCAGGTGCGGACCGACGGCGACTGGGCGCTCGTGACCGCCCGCAACGCATGA
- a CDS encoding HD-GYP domain-containing protein produces the protein MARRTDTHTTGPDRMPDGGDCRSVPDHLILTLVPGAVMRAGWPAGAARAALPWLATLGPRDLHRAAWGERVTLRRPRHSAVRLPGAHRQAGTAVLEAVRPGAAQVRLDWSARPAAPTHAGVTVHGAPPTDLPAELLPCLTLPPAQALDAAAPFLRRAGVTRAQLSDGFDLFSRDLTGGPDPAGLRHALTVGPPDATLGRLWLSGPPGPDAHAAAQALFVSASAAARQVRAAREARTARLSLDLQWAAQALRDGHVLPEETLQAAQRLTGALGAALLTPQGALLQAGALDDGSLCRAVRALRLTRSPAGPTCPAAPLLLDLGGAGGWTLLVPLNSPGVSDAAWAFQLPAGPHGWLGDPTNQIWETLRRAARDPVHASGPRGLERRQEGTVTLSPTLLSVLDSVGDSQIPSQIAGRGLAHLTGAGGAVGGAYLTVPGPPDRPAGAGDTGRDLAASAGDVAALGEPQVQAALRRSAGQSGTRQLSRPGAAAVFLSVSPVQVGGQMTGVLALLHASPPPAATLPLLSVLATQVGKACERQRVLRDLAQVREQTFRVLGRVLEYRSFETKGHTDRVTALALRLGQELDLPSTQLAHLRWGAYLHDLGKIAISDDVLHKEGALTDPERRWMRRHVTIGETLLREQGLVPPEVLQIVRHHHERWDGGGYPDGLSGRDIPLLARLFAVVDVFDALSSERPYKAPWSRQDTLRELRHMAGTHLDPALVETFLGMLGAGLPAPPFGALN, from the coding sequence ATGGCACGCAGGACCGACACCCACACCACCGGACCGGACCGGATGCCGGACGGAGGTGACTGCCGGAGCGTGCCGGACCACCTGATCCTGACCCTGGTTCCCGGCGCGGTCATGCGTGCCGGATGGCCGGCCGGCGCGGCCCGCGCCGCCCTCCCGTGGCTCGCCACGCTCGGTCCCCGCGACCTCCACCGCGCCGCCTGGGGCGAGCGGGTCACGCTACGCCGGCCCAGGCACAGTGCCGTGCGCCTGCCCGGCGCGCACCGGCAGGCCGGGACGGCCGTGCTGGAGGCCGTGCGGCCCGGCGCGGCGCAGGTGCGGCTGGACTGGTCCGCGCGGCCCGCTGCCCCCACGCACGCCGGGGTCACCGTGCACGGCGCGCCGCCCACCGACCTGCCGGCCGAACTGCTGCCCTGCCTGACCCTGCCGCCCGCACAGGCACTGGACGCGGCCGCGCCCTTCCTGCGGAGGGCCGGCGTGACCCGCGCCCAGCTCAGCGACGGGTTCGACCTGTTCAGCCGTGACCTGACCGGCGGCCCCGACCCCGCCGGGCTGCGGCACGCCCTGACGGTCGGCCCGCCGGACGCCACGCTGGGCCGCCTGTGGCTGAGCGGCCCCCCGGGTCCGGACGCGCACGCGGCGGCGCAGGCGCTGTTCGTGTCGGCCAGCGCCGCTGCGCGGCAGGTGCGGGCGGCGCGTGAGGCCCGCACCGCCCGCCTCAGCCTGGACCTGCAGTGGGCCGCGCAGGCCCTGCGGGACGGTCATGTGTTGCCCGAGGAGACCCTGCAGGCCGCGCAGCGACTGACCGGCGCGCTCGGCGCAGCCCTGCTGACCCCCCAGGGCGCCCTGCTGCAGGCCGGTGCGCTGGACGACGGCAGCCTGTGCCGCGCCGTCCGCGCGCTGCGCCTGACGCGCAGCCCGGCCGGGCCGACCTGTCCGGCCGCGCCGCTGCTGCTGGACCTGGGGGGGGCCGGCGGCTGGACGCTGCTGGTGCCGCTGAACAGCCCGGGCGTCTCGGACGCCGCCTGGGCCTTCCAGTTGCCGGCCGGTCCGCACGGCTGGCTGGGCGACCCGACCAACCAGATCTGGGAGACCCTGCGCCGCGCCGCGCGCGATCCGGTGCATGCGTCCGGCCCGCGCGGCCTGGAACGGCGGCAGGAGGGAACCGTGACGCTCTCGCCGACGCTGCTCAGCGTGCTCGACAGCGTGGGTGACAGTCAGATTCCCAGCCAGATCGCCGGGCGGGGTTTGGCGCACCTGACCGGCGCGGGCGGCGCGGTGGGCGGCGCGTACCTGACGGTGCCCGGCCCGCCGGACCGCCCGGCCGGCGCGGGAGACACCGGGCGGGACCTCGCGGCGTCGGCCGGTGACGTGGCGGCGCTGGGGGAACCGCAGGTGCAGGCCGCGCTGCGCCGGAGTGCCGGGCAGAGCGGCACGCGGCAGCTCAGCCGGCCCGGTGCTGCGGCCGTCTTCCTGAGTGTCAGTCCGGTGCAGGTGGGCGGTCAGATGACCGGCGTGCTGGCCCTGCTGCACGCCTCGCCGCCACCGGCCGCCACGCTGCCGCTGCTGAGCGTCCTGGCGACCCAGGTGGGCAAGGCCTGCGAGCGGCAGCGGGTCCTGCGGGACCTCGCGCAGGTGCGCGAGCAGACCTTCCGCGTGCTGGGGCGCGTGCTGGAGTACCGCAGCTTCGAGACCAAGGGCCACACGGACCGCGTGACTGCCCTGGCGCTGCGGCTGGGGCAGGAACTGGACCTGCCCAGCACGCAGCTGGCGCACCTGCGCTGGGGCGCGTACCTGCATGACCTGGGCAAGATCGCCATCTCGGACGACGTGCTGCACAAGGAAGGTGCCCTGACGGACCCGGAACGGCGCTGGATGCGGCGGCACGTCACCATCGGCGAGACGCTGCTGCGCGAACAGGGTCTGGTGCCGCCCGAGGTGCTGCAGATCGTCCGTCACCACCACGAACGCTGGGATGGTGGGGGCTACCCGGACGGGCTGAGCGGCCGCGACATTCCGCTGCTGGCGCGGCTGTTCGCGGTGGTGGACGTGTTCGACGCGCTGAGCAGCGAGCGGCCCTACAAGGCCCCCTGGTCGCGGCAGGACACGCTGCGGGAACTGCGGCACATGGCCGGCACGCACCTCGATCCGGCCCTGGTGGAGACCTTCCTGGGCATGCTGGGTGCGGGCCTGCCCGCGCCGCCCTTCGGGGCCCTGAACTGA
- the proC gene encoding pyrroline-5-carboxylate reductase produces MKLAIVGVGKLGLALLEGVVARGVIPASEIGLLDLNTARTEEIAARTGARAITPAQLPGTERVLVSLQPRVFPEAAGWLAQENTGYISTMAGVSVAALARRLGTKRVVRVMPNLAATIGRSQTAITGPREATDAGDLAFARHLFAAVGDAYELPEHLFNAFTGMSASGPAYVAVVAEALADGGVRMGLPRPLANELAAKLLVSTGELLQLRAHPGMLKDEVASPGGTTIAGLAALESAGVRGGLIEAVVQATRRGTDLGRDQE; encoded by the coding sequence ATGAAGCTCGCGATCGTCGGTGTGGGGAAGCTGGGCCTGGCCCTGCTGGAAGGTGTGGTGGCCCGGGGCGTGATCCCGGCCTCCGAGATCGGGCTGCTGGACCTGAACACGGCCCGGACCGAGGAGATCGCCGCGCGGACCGGGGCGCGCGCCATCACGCCCGCGCAGCTGCCGGGCACCGAGCGGGTGCTGGTCAGCCTGCAGCCCCGCGTGTTCCCGGAGGCGGCCGGCTGGCTGGCGCAGGAGAACACCGGGTACATCAGCACCATGGCCGGCGTGAGCGTGGCGGCGCTGGCCCGCCGGCTGGGCACGAAACGGGTGGTGCGGGTCATGCCGAACCTCGCGGCGACCATCGGGCGCAGTCAGACGGCCATCACGGGACCGCGTGAGGCGACCGACGCGGGTGACCTGGCGTTCGCGCGCCACCTGTTCGCGGCCGTGGGGGACGCCTACGAGCTGCCTGAGCACCTGTTCAACGCCTTTACCGGCATGAGTGCCAGCGGCCCGGCGTACGTGGCGGTGGTGGCCGAGGCGCTCGCGGACGGGGGCGTGCGCATGGGGCTGCCGCGCCCGCTGGCCAACGAGCTGGCGGCCAAGCTGCTGGTCTCGACCGGCGAGCTGCTGCAGCTGCGCGCGCACCCGGGCATGCTCAAGGACGAGGTGGCCAGTCCCGGCGGCACGACCATCGCGGGACTGGCGGCGCTGGAGTCGGCCGGCGTGCGGGGCGGTCTGATCGAGGCGGTCGTGCAGGCGACCCGGCGGGGTACCGACCTGGGCCGCGATCAGGAGTAA
- a CDS encoding LacI family DNA-binding transcriptional regulator: MNRAVTLSEVAREAGVSPSTVSRILNGTARVNDAKARQVRLAIEKLGYTPNTFARSLATGTSGSIGVLTPDIASPFYNDALSGIERGLMGSGYSPIIISGHWRTDEEEHAVALLLNRRVEGMIILGGQLPDHDLHALAARLPVGVLGRAIDLGAHGGVSLAMDNRQSARDLVNYLIGRGHRVIGHISGPPDHADARQRLDGYRDALQERGLRFDPALVVQGDFQESSGLIGMQRLLQGHSDMTAVFVANDQMAYGARLALYRLGLRVPEDMSLVGFDDLPGSSYTMPPLTSVRQPMAEMGQWLARYVLSRLRGEEIEPFEPRQELMLRESVASRRGR; this comes from the coding sequence ATGAACCGCGCCGTGACCCTCAGCGAGGTGGCCCGCGAGGCCGGCGTCTCCCCGAGCACCGTCTCCCGCATCCTGAACGGCACCGCCCGCGTCAACGACGCCAAGGCCCGGCAGGTGCGGCTCGCCATCGAGAAACTCGGCTACACCCCCAACACCTTCGCGCGCAGCCTCGCCACCGGCACGTCCGGCAGCATCGGCGTCCTGACCCCGGACATCGCCAGCCCCTTCTACAACGACGCCCTGAGCGGCATCGAGCGCGGCCTGATGGGCAGCGGCTACTCCCCGATCATCATCAGCGGCCACTGGCGCACCGACGAGGAAGAGCACGCCGTCGCGCTGCTCCTCAACCGCCGCGTCGAGGGCATGATCATCCTGGGCGGCCAGCTGCCGGACCATGACCTGCACGCCCTGGCCGCCCGGCTCCCGGTCGGCGTGCTGGGCCGCGCCATCGACCTCGGCGCGCACGGCGGCGTGTCGCTCGCCATGGACAACCGGCAGTCCGCGCGGGACCTCGTGAACTACCTGATCGGTCGTGGACACCGCGTGATCGGGCACATCAGCGGCCCGCCCGACCATGCCGACGCCCGGCAACGACTGGACGGATACCGCGACGCCCTGCAGGAACGCGGCCTGCGCTTCGACCCGGCACTGGTGGTGCAGGGCGACTTCCAGGAATCGAGCGGCCTGATCGGCATGCAGCGCCTGCTGCAGGGGCATTCGGACATGACGGCGGTGTTCGTCGCGAACGATCAGATGGCGTACGGCGCGCGCCTGGCCCTCTACCGCCTGGGCCTGCGCGTGCCCGAGGACATGTCGCTGGTGGGGTTCGACGACCTGCCCGGTTCCTCGTACACCATGCCGCCCCTCACCTCGGTCCGGCAGCCCATGGCCGAGATGGGGCAGTGGCTGGCCCGCTACGTCCTGTCCCGCCTGCGCGGTGAGGAGATCGAACCCTTCGAGCCGCGTCAGGAACTGATGCTGCGCGAATCCGTCGCCAGCCGCCGCGGCCGCTGA
- a CDS encoding ABC transporter substrate-binding protein, whose protein sequence is MRQLPRLTLTLTAALCAALGSASAQKTTITVGVFPDLDSVVKAALPGFNKLYPNITVKINSLAYADHHTALTTALSTGKGASDVVAVDFGYVARFAEGNGLVDISKAPYNAGQYRSQFVAYTYPQAMTQDGRMVGMPTDIGPGAMFYRTDLLKKAGVSPAAMNASWESYISNGKKVVAANPGTFLIPDASEAAQIILRTGLKSGEGLFFDKNNTVLVDPASPRFVRAFTIAKQIRDAKLDARAGSAFSPEWTTAFQKGNLATEFSGAWLVGHMQNWLAKDFSGKWASQQLPGNTFASWGGSFYAIPQQSQHKTEAWALIKYLTTNKDQQVLAFKTTGAFPALRAAGSDPVFNEGVPYLGGQKARVQWRQAALKIQPLDVNKLDPIAEQIVNDALASVLDGSKDIPTALTEAKNLISRRAR, encoded by the coding sequence ATGCGCCAGCTGCCCCGCCTGACCCTGACCCTGACCGCCGCCCTCTGCGCCGCCCTCGGCAGCGCCAGCGCCCAGAAGACCACCATCACGGTCGGCGTCTTCCCGGACCTCGACAGCGTCGTGAAGGCCGCGCTGCCCGGCTTCAACAAGCTCTACCCGAACATCACGGTCAAGATCAACTCGCTGGCCTACGCCGACCACCACACCGCCCTGACCACCGCCCTCTCCACCGGCAAAGGCGCCAGCGACGTCGTGGCCGTCGACTTCGGCTACGTCGCCCGCTTCGCCGAAGGCAACGGCCTGGTCGACATCAGCAAGGCCCCCTACAACGCCGGTCAGTACCGCAGTCAGTTCGTGGCCTACACCTACCCGCAGGCCATGACCCAGGACGGCCGCATGGTCGGCATGCCCACCGACATCGGCCCCGGCGCCATGTTCTACCGCACCGACCTGCTCAAGAAGGCCGGCGTGAGCCCCGCCGCCATGAACGCCAGCTGGGAAAGCTACATCAGCAACGGCAAGAAGGTCGTCGCGGCCAACCCCGGCACCTTCCTGATCCCCGACGCCAGCGAGGCCGCGCAGATCATCCTGCGTACCGGCCTCAAGAGCGGCGAGGGCCTGTTCTTCGACAAGAACAACACCGTCCTGGTCGACCCGGCCAGCCCCCGCTTCGTGCGCGCCTTCACCATCGCCAAACAGATCCGCGACGCGAAACTCGACGCCCGCGCCGGCAGCGCCTTCAGCCCCGAATGGACCACCGCCTTCCAGAAAGGCAACCTCGCCACCGAATTCAGCGGCGCGTGGCTCGTCGGGCACATGCAGAACTGGCTGGCCAAGGACTTCAGCGGCAAGTGGGCCTCGCAGCAGCTGCCCGGCAACACCTTCGCCAGCTGGGGCGGCTCCTTCTACGCCATCCCCCAGCAGAGCCAGCACAAGACCGAGGCCTGGGCGCTCATCAAGTACCTCACCACCAACAAGGACCAGCAGGTCCTGGCCTTCAAGACCACCGGCGCGTTCCCCGCGCTGCGCGCCGCCGGCAGCGACCCCGTGTTCAACGAGGGCGTGCCGTACCTGGGCGGCCAGAAGGCCCGCGTGCAGTGGCGTCAGGCGGCCCTGAAGATCCAGCCGCTCGACGTGAACAAACTCGACCCCATCGCTGAACAGATCGTGAACGACGCCCTGGCCAGCGTCCTCGACGGCAGCAAGGACATTCCCACCGCCCTGACCGAAGCGAAGAACCTGATCAGCCGCCGCGCCCGCTGA